One part of the Lapillicoccus jejuensis genome encodes these proteins:
- a CDS encoding MaoC family dehydratase: MAARVFPSLQAFRDAVGEELGTSEWHEVTQPQVDTFAEATGDHQWIHVDPERAAAGPFGGTIAHGYLTLSLLPMLAKEVYDVQGLTMGVNYGADKVRFPSPVPVGSRVRATATLTAVKDIPVGTQASITFVVERDGGDKPVCVADVLYVMAG; this comes from the coding sequence ATGGCAGCCCGTGTCTTCCCGTCCCTGCAGGCCTTCCGCGACGCCGTCGGCGAGGAGCTCGGCACCAGCGAGTGGCACGAGGTCACCCAGCCCCAGGTCGACACCTTCGCCGAGGCCACCGGCGACCACCAGTGGATCCACGTCGACCCGGAGCGCGCCGCCGCCGGACCGTTCGGCGGCACCATCGCGCACGGCTACCTCACGCTGTCCCTCCTGCCGATGCTGGCCAAGGAGGTGTACGACGTCCAGGGCCTGACGATGGGCGTCAACTACGGCGCCGACAAGGTCCGCTTCCCCTCGCCGGTGCCGGTCGGCTCGCGGGTGCGCGCCACGGCGACGCTCACCGCCGTCAAGGACATCCCCGTCGGGACGCAGGCCAGCATCACCTTCGTCGTCGAGCGCGACGGCGGCGACAAGCCGGTCTGCGTCGCCGACGTGCTCTACGTCATGGCCGGCTGA
- the corA gene encoding magnesium/cobalt transporter CorA: MIIDQAIYRDGRRQVCGDLSDELASLRDEDDGFLWIGLKDPTDAEFALVNDELRLHPLAVEDAVRGNQRPKIEHYDGSLLVVLKTLRYIEETSDVETGEVMVFLGDRFVVTVRRGDGNPLADVRRRLEQESEHLQLGPAAVLHAVMDSVVDNYTHVDEEILVDLEEIERQVFGGARDVDATAIYRLKREVLEIKRATGPLASAMERLFFHPQKAIVENDDRETLKFFRDVQDHLLRTNDHVESYDRLLTDILNAYLAQISVQQNDDMRKISAWVAIAAVPTMVAGVYGMNFQYIPELEASVHVDGREFYYGYFVVLAVMVTVCVGLYRAFKRSHWL; the protein is encoded by the coding sequence GTGATCATCGACCAGGCCATCTACCGCGACGGACGCCGCCAGGTGTGCGGCGACCTCAGTGACGAGCTGGCGTCGCTGCGCGACGAGGACGACGGCTTCCTCTGGATCGGGCTCAAGGACCCGACGGACGCCGAGTTCGCCCTCGTCAACGACGAGCTGCGGCTGCACCCGCTGGCCGTCGAGGACGCCGTCCGCGGCAACCAGCGACCGAAGATCGAGCACTACGACGGGAGCCTGCTCGTCGTCCTCAAGACGCTGCGCTACATCGAGGAGACCTCGGACGTCGAGACCGGCGAGGTCATGGTCTTCCTGGGAGACCGCTTCGTGGTCACCGTCCGGCGCGGCGACGGCAACCCGCTGGCCGACGTCCGACGCCGTCTGGAGCAGGAGTCCGAGCACCTCCAGCTCGGCCCGGCCGCCGTGCTCCACGCCGTGATGGACTCGGTCGTCGACAACTACACCCACGTCGACGAGGAGATCCTCGTCGACCTCGAGGAGATCGAGCGGCAGGTCTTCGGCGGCGCCCGCGACGTGGACGCGACCGCCATCTACCGGCTCAAGCGCGAGGTGCTCGAGATCAAGCGCGCCACCGGCCCCCTGGCGTCGGCGATGGAGCGGCTCTTCTTCCACCCGCAGAAGGCGATCGTCGAGAACGACGACCGGGAGACGCTGAAGTTCTTCCGCGACGTCCAGGACCACCTGCTGCGCACCAACGACCACGTCGAGTCCTACGACCGGCTGCTCACCGACATCCTCAACGCCTACCTCGCGCAGATCTCGGTGCAGCAGAACGACGACATGCGCAAGATCTCGGCGTGGGTCGCGATCGCCGCGGTGCCGACGATGGTCGCCGGCGTCTACGGGATGAACTTCCAGTACATCCCCGAGCTCGAGGCGAGCGTCCACGTCGACGGGCGCGAGTTCTACTACGGCTACTTCGTCGTGCTGGCCGTGATGGTCACCGTCTGCGTCGGGCTGTACCGCGCGTTCAAGCGGTCGCACTGGCTGTAG